Proteins encoded in a region of the Flavobacteriaceae bacterium HL-DH10 genome:
- a CDS encoding enoyl-CoA hydratase-related protein, with amino-acid sequence MNYQNILSETQGAVAIITINRPKKLNALNRETIQELHEAFNEANEDDAIKVIIVTGSGDKAFVAGADISEFANYSVKEGKNLAAKGQALLFDFIENLSTPVIAAINGFALGGGLELAMACHFRVASDNAKMGLPEVSLGVIPGYGGTQRLPQLIGKGRAMEMIMTASMIDAETACSYGLVNHVKKQEELISFCQNISAKILRNSTVAIGAAIKAINANFKDGINGFDIEIKQFGKCFGTEDFAEGTTAFLQKRKADFPGNRD; translated from the coding sequence ATGAATTACCAAAATATTCTATCAGAAACCCAAGGAGCTGTTGCAATCATAACGATTAACCGTCCAAAAAAGTTAAATGCATTAAATAGAGAGACCATACAGGAGTTGCATGAAGCTTTTAATGAAGCCAATGAAGATGACGCTATTAAAGTTATTATTGTAACAGGTAGTGGCGATAAAGCTTTTGTGGCTGGAGCCGATATTAGTGAGTTTGCTAATTATAGTGTTAAAGAAGGCAAAAACTTAGCAGCAAAAGGACAAGCCTTATTATTTGATTTTATTGAAAATTTATCGACACCAGTAATTGCCGCAATAAATGGTTTTGCGCTTGGTGGCGGACTAGAATTAGCTATGGCTTGTCATTTTAGAGTGGCTAGCGATAATGCGAAAATGGGCTTGCCAGAAGTGTCATTGGGTGTTATACCTGGTTATGGTGGGACACAGCGTTTACCACAACTTATTGGAAAAGGTCGTGCCATGGAAATGATTATGACTGCAAGTATGATAGATGCTGAAACGGCATGTAGTTATGGTTTGGTAAACCATGTTAAAAAACAAGAAGAATTAATATCCTTTTGCCAAAATATTTCAGCCAAAATTTTACGAAATTCAACTGTAGCTATAGGCGCTGCTATTAAAGCTATAAATGCTAATTTTAAAGATGGTATTAATGGTTTTGATATTGAAATAAAGCAATTTGGTAAGTGTTTTGGAACCGAAGATTTTGCTGAAGGTACCACCGCATTTTTACAAAAAAGAAAAGCTGATTTTCCTGGGAACAGAGATTAG
- a CDS encoding ATP-binding protein — protein MKLKKLSLRTRIFLAMILLVLLASILISAVAIIQYKEQSKDYHEGRLDRKEGNVQTHLKRILNGRQNTWEVKTENIPLIFKDEIYNVADIHKLQINLHDLEGTLLLSSKASLQVNDAEKCLKAAVLNAISNRVGHKYVDIHIENGETFQSSYTYLVDQKSKPIAILNIPYLEKDDFLTNELLEFLERIAYAFMLVLLMAIAIAFLLSKYITKSLKAISDKINTTRLEKRNKKIEVNDTSEEISTLVNSYNSMIDELEESAVQLARSEREQAWREMAKQVAHEIKNPLTPMRLTVQNFQRKFNPEDENIHLKVDEYSKTLIQQIDTMSSIASAFSNFAKMPAQQNETLNVVKIVKLALDIFNEDYIFFTSESDEVIAKFDRTQLIRVVTNLVKNAIQAMPENQIPKIVINVSSNDRDVIITVSDNGSGVSEENKEKVFEPKFTTKTSGMGLGLAMVKNIIETYNGSIEFSSEKNMGTTFKVTFPKA, from the coding sequence ATGAAATTAAAAAAACTCTCTCTACGAACCCGTATTTTTTTAGCCATGATTCTGCTAGTGCTACTAGCATCTATACTTATTTCGGCGGTAGCCATCATTCAATATAAAGAACAAAGTAAAGATTATCATGAAGGGCGTTTAGACCGTAAAGAAGGCAATGTTCAAACCCATTTAAAGCGCATTTTAAATGGAAGGCAAAACACATGGGAAGTTAAAACCGAAAATATCCCTTTAATTTTTAAGGACGAGATTTATAATGTTGCCGATATACATAAGCTTCAAATTAATTTACACGATTTAGAAGGCACTTTATTGTTGTCCTCTAAAGCAAGTTTACAAGTTAATGATGCCGAGAAATGTCTAAAGGCAGCGGTTTTAAATGCCATTTCGAATAGAGTTGGTCATAAGTACGTGGATATACATATAGAAAATGGAGAAACTTTTCAATCTTCCTATACCTATTTGGTTGATCAAAAATCGAAACCCATTGCGATATTAAATATTCCATATTTAGAAAAGGACGATTTTCTTACTAACGAACTTTTGGAGTTTTTAGAGCGTATCGCCTATGCCTTTATGCTTGTATTATTAATGGCGATTGCTATTGCATTTTTGTTATCAAAATATATTACAAAATCATTAAAGGCTATTAGTGATAAGATTAATACAACCCGATTAGAAAAGCGAAACAAAAAAATAGAGGTAAACGATACCAGTGAAGAGATTTCTACGTTAGTTAATTCATATAATAGTATGATTGATGAGCTGGAAGAAAGTGCTGTGCAATTAGCACGCAGTGAACGTGAACAGGCATGGCGAGAAATGGCAAAACAGGTAGCGCATGAAATTAAAAACCCCTTAACCCCTATGCGTTTAACGGTTCAAAACTTTCAGCGCAAGTTTAATCCAGAAGATGAGAATATTCATTTAAAAGTAGATGAATATAGCAAAACACTTATTCAGCAAATAGATACCATGAGTTCTATTGCCTCGGCATTTTCAAATTTTGCTAAAATGCCTGCGCAACAAAATGAAACCCTAAATGTGGTTAAAATTGTAAAATTAGCACTCGATATTTTTAATGAAGACTATATATTCTTTACTTCAGAATCTGACGAAGTTATCGCAAAATTTGATAGAACTCAACTAATAAGAGTAGTTACAAATTTGGTTAAAAATGCTATTCAGGCCATGCCAGAAAATCAAATTCCAAAAATTGTAATTAATGTTAGTTCTAATGATAGAGATGTTATAATTACTGTTTCAGATAATGGTTCAGGTGTTTCAGAAGAAAACAAAGAAAAGGTATTCGAGCCAAAATTCACAACTAAAACAAGTGGTATGGGACTTGGGCTAGCGATGGTTAAAAATATTATTGAAACCTATAATGGGAGTATTGAATTTAGTTCAGAAAAAAATATGGGCACCACATTTAAAGTTACATTTCCAAAAGCATAA
- a CDS encoding CopD family protein: protein MEYYYYIKSFHLIFVITWFAGLFYIPRLFVYQIEAFHKPSPDKEILGKQLKLMAKRLWFIITWPSAILATLFAIWLLVLQPFWLQQPWMHVKLGFVVLLIIYHLKTHQYYKQLQNDVVKKTSSFMRIWNEGATFILFAVVFLVILKSAINWVWGVVGIFVLGVLIMLGFKVYKNIRNKNPDA, encoded by the coding sequence ATGGAATATTACTATTATATAAAATCATTTCATCTCATTTTTGTAATCACTTGGTTTGCGGGCTTGTTTTATATACCACGCTTGTTTGTTTATCAAATAGAAGCTTTTCATAAACCATCACCAGATAAAGAAATTTTAGGAAAACAATTAAAGCTTATGGCAAAACGACTATGGTTTATTATCACCTGGCCATCTGCTATTTTAGCAACGCTTTTTGCTATTTGGCTACTTGTTTTACAACCGTTTTGGTTGCAACAACCATGGATGCATGTAAAATTAGGCTTCGTTGTTTTACTCATCATATACCACTTAAAAACCCATCAATACTATAAGCAATTACAAAACGATGTGGTTAAAAAAACGTCTAGTTTTATGCGTATTTGGAATGAAGGTGCTACATTTATTCTCTTTGCAGTAGTGTTTTTAGTTATTTTAAAAAGTGCTATAAATTGGGTATGGGGCGTTGTTGGTATTTTTGTTTTAGGGGTTTTAATTATGTTAGGTTTTAAAGTTTATAAAAACATACGCAATAAAAATCCAGATGCATAA
- a CDS encoding MATE family efflux transporter — protein sequence MSKIASQDLGTQAIGKLLIKQAVPASIGILVMSLNILVDTIFVGHWIGSVAIAAINVVLPVSFFIAALGMSIGIGGASIISRALGANNTIKALKTFGNQITLTLLLTVTLVVFGLWFVDGIIPAFGGKGTIFEPAKIYYKIVLYGVPILALSMMGNAVIRAEGKPKFGMYAMMIPSVSNLLLDYIFINLLDFGMEGAAWATTISYVLCFLFIVWFFMSKHSELKIDFSHFGLNFGIVSEISSLGFVTLARQAVVSITYLLMNNILYDFGGETSVTSYAIVGRMLMFAMFPVLGITQGFLPIAGFNYGAQNYTRVRETINIAIKYASILATLVFLVLMFFPEAITKMFTTDVSVISQTPSAMRWVFAATPIIAVQLIGAAYFQAIGKAKPALILTLLRQGVFFIPLIFILPEFYGELGVWISFPIADVLATLVTAYFLNREIVKTLKP from the coding sequence ATGTCTAAAATAGCTTCTCAAGATTTAGGAACGCAAGCCATAGGGAAACTTTTAATTAAACAAGCGGTTCCTGCCTCTATAGGTATTTTGGTAATGTCTTTAAACATACTTGTAGATACCATTTTCGTGGGGCATTGGATAGGCTCTGTAGCTATTGCAGCTATAAATGTTGTGCTTCCTGTATCCTTTTTTATAGCTGCTTTAGGTATGAGCATTGGTATTGGAGGAGCGTCCATAATATCAAGAGCATTAGGAGCTAACAATACCATAAAAGCATTAAAAACTTTTGGAAATCAGATTACCTTAACCTTATTACTTACGGTTACACTTGTTGTTTTTGGATTATGGTTTGTTGATGGTATTATTCCTGCTTTTGGTGGTAAAGGAACCATTTTTGAACCTGCCAAAATTTATTATAAAATTGTGCTTTATGGTGTGCCTATTTTGGCGCTAAGTATGATGGGAAATGCTGTTATTAGGGCAGAAGGCAAACCTAAATTTGGCATGTATGCTATGATGATCCCTTCAGTAAGTAATCTGCTTTTAGATTATATTTTTATTAATCTTTTAGACTTTGGAATGGAAGGTGCTGCATGGGCAACCACCATTTCATATGTGCTTTGTTTTCTTTTTATTGTTTGGTTTTTTATGTCTAAACATTCCGAATTAAAGATTGATTTTTCACATTTCGGATTGAATTTCGGCATAGTTTCAGAAATAAGTTCTTTGGGGTTTGTTACACTTGCAAGACAAGCCGTAGTAAGTATCACTTATTTACTTATGAATAATATTTTGTATGATTTTGGAGGTGAAACCTCTGTAACGTCCTATGCTATTGTTGGTCGTATGCTTATGTTTGCTATGTTTCCTGTGTTAGGAATTACTCAGGGCTTTTTGCCTATTGCAGGATTTAATTATGGCGCTCAAAACTATACAAGGGTTAGAGAAACGATTAATATTGCTATAAAATATGCCTCTATCTTAGCAACTTTAGTATTTTTGGTTCTTATGTTTTTTCCAGAGGCTATCACCAAAATGTTTACTACCGATGTTAGTGTAATTAGTCAAACTCCAAGTGCAATGCGCTGGGTATTTGCTGCAACACCTATTATTGCAGTACAATTAATAGGGGCCGCTTATTTTCAAGCTATAGGTAAAGCTAAACCCGCTTTAATATTAACTTTATTACGTCAAGGAGTTTTCTTTATACCGCTCATTTTTATTTTACCCGAGTTTTATGGCGAATTAGGTGTTTGGATATCGTTCCCAATTGCAGATGTTCTAGCAACTTTAGTTACTGCATATTTTTTAAATAGAGAAATAGTAAAGACTTTAAAACCTTAA
- the hemH gene encoding ferrochelatase, with translation MKKGILLVNLGSPDSPEPKDVKKYLGEFLMDERVIDIPLVARTALVKGIILNTRPKQSAAAYKKIWWDEGSPLIVLSERLQNKVQEQVDVPVALAMRYGSMTIKKGLQGLVDKGVDEVLLFPLYPQFAMATTETITVLAEELRQQYFPNLKIDSVPAFYNKPDYIEVLANSIKKHLKGKNYEHVLFSYHGVPERHIRKSDITKSHCKIDKSCCITPSKAHEFCYKHQCLEVTRLVAEKLKFKDDSFSTSFQSRLGFDPWLQPYTDRTIERLGKQGVKNMAIVTPAFVSDCLETLEEIAMEGQEIFHEMGGQDFTTVPCLNDDSEWVALIAKWIKEWEASKKATV, from the coding sequence ATGAAAAAAGGAATTTTATTAGTCAATTTAGGTTCGCCAGATAGTCCAGAGCCTAAAGATGTGAAAAAATATTTAGGTGAGTTTTTAATGGACGAGCGTGTTATCGATATCCCGCTTGTAGCAAGAACAGCGCTTGTAAAAGGCATTATTTTAAATACACGACCAAAACAGTCGGCTGCAGCGTATAAAAAAATCTGGTGGGACGAAGGTTCTCCTTTAATTGTACTTTCTGAAAGACTTCAAAATAAAGTACAAGAACAAGTAGATGTTCCTGTTGCTCTAGCGATGCGCTATGGTAGTATGACTATTAAAAAAGGCCTTCAAGGATTAGTAGATAAAGGTGTTGATGAGGTCTTGTTATTTCCATTATATCCACAATTTGCTATGGCAACTACGGAGACGATTACGGTATTAGCCGAAGAACTTCGTCAGCAATATTTTCCGAATCTAAAAATTGATTCGGTTCCTGCGTTTTACAATAAACCAGATTATATTGAAGTGCTTGCAAATTCTATAAAGAAACATTTAAAAGGTAAAAATTACGAGCATGTCTTGTTTTCATATCATGGCGTTCCAGAGCGTCATATTCGTAAAAGCGACATTACGAAATCACATTGTAAAATAGATAAAAGTTGTTGTATAACTCCTAGTAAGGCTCATGAGTTTTGTTATAAGCATCAATGTTTAGAAGTTACTAGATTAGTTGCCGAAAAATTGAAATTTAAAGACGATTCGTTTTCAACATCATTTCAATCGCGCTTAGGATTTGACCCATGGTTACAACCTTATACCGATAGAACTATTGAGCGTTTAGGAAAACAAGGTGTTAAAAACATGGCGATTGTAACTCCGGCTTTTGTTAGTGATTGTCTTGAAACATTAGAAGAAATTGCTATGGAAGGACAAGAAATTTTTCATGAAATGGGCGGACAAGATTTTACAACCGTACCATGTTTAAATGATGATAGCGAATGGGTAGCTTTAATTGCTAAATGGATAAAAGAATGGGAGGCTTCTAAAAAAGCAACAGTATAA